The proteins below are encoded in one region of Oncorhynchus kisutch isolate 150728-3 linkage group LG14, Okis_V2, whole genome shotgun sequence:
- the zgc:86598 gene encoding casein kinase II subunit alpha, whose protein sequence is MSGPVTSRSRVYPDVNTQRPREYWDYESHVVEWGNQDDYQLVRKLGRGKYSEVFEAINITNNEKVVVKILKPVKKKKIKREIKILENLRGGPNIITLLDIVKDPVSRTPALVFEHVNNTDFKQLYQTLSDYDIRFYMYEILKALDYCHSMGIMHRDVKPHNVMIDHEHRKLRLIDWGLAEFYHPAQEYNVRVASRYFKGPELLVDYQMYDYSLDMWSLGCMLASMIFRKEPFFHGHDNYDQLVRIAKVLGTEDLYDYIDKYNIELDPRFNDILGRHSRKRWERFVHSENQHLVSTEALDFLDKLLRYDHHARLTAREAMDQPYFYPIVKDQARMGSTSGLSTGSTPVSSSSMMTGITSMSSSQPLANVAGSPVISSPSALATQVPAAAGAQP, encoded by the exons ATGTCTGGCCCGGTCACCAGTCGATCCCGGGTTTACCCCGACGTGAACACACAGAGACCCCGGGAGTACTGGGACTACGAGTCACACGTTGTGGAGTGGGG GAATCAAGATGACTACCAGCTGGTGCGAAAGCTAGGCCGAGGCAAATACAGCGAAGTGTTTGAAGCCATCAACATCACAAACAACGAGAAAGTAGTAGTCAAAATACTCAAG CCAGTAAAGAAGAAGAAAATCAAGCGAGAAATCAAGATTCTAGAAAACCTGCGAGGTGGCCCCAACATCATCACACTTCTAGACATCGTCAAGGATCCAGTG TCCCGGACTCCAGCCCTGGTTTTTGAACATGTTAACAACACAGACTTCAAG CAATTATATCAAACGCTATCAGACTACGACATACGGTTCTACATGTACGAGATCTTAAAG GCCCTGGACTACTGTCACAGTATGGGCATCATGCACCGAGACGTCAAGCCACACAATGTCATGATTGACCACGAACACAGAAAG CTTCGCCTTATAGACTGGGGTTTGGCAGAGTTCTACCACCCTGCTCAGGAGTACAATGTACGAGTGGCATCCCGATACTTCAAGGGTCCAGAGCTGCTAGTCGACTACCAG ATGTACGACTACAGTTTAGACATGTGGAGCTTGGGCTGCATGCTGGCCAGTATGATCTTCAGGAAGGAGCCTTTCTTCCACGGACACGACAACTACGACCAG CTTGTACGAATTGCAAAAGTCCTGGGCACAGAAGACCTTTATGACTACATCGATAAATACAACATCGAGCTAGACCCACGGTTCAATGACATTCTGGGCAG ACATTCCCGTAAACGGTGGGAGAGGTTTGTGCACAGTGAGAATCAGCACCTGGTGAGCACCGAGGCTCTGGACTTCCTGGACAAGCTGCTGCGCTACGACCACCACGCCCGCCTCACAGCCCGGGAGGCCATGGACCAGCCCTACTTCT ACCCCATTGTGAAAGACCAGGCGAGGATGGGCTCGACATCAGGGCTGTCAACTGGTTCTACCCCAGTCAGCTCCTCCAGTATGATGACAG GCATCACCTCCATGTCCTCGTCGCAGCCCCTGGCTAATGTGGCGGGCTCTCCTGTGATCTCCTCCCCCAGTGCTCTGGCCACTCAGGTCCCAGCCGCTGCCGGGGCCCAGCCCTGA